The Nitrospira sp. KM1 genome includes a window with the following:
- a CDS encoding RHS repeat-associated core domain-containing protein translates to MKKVVGGTTTRYISKLYECETTGAGTTCTRFIWAGNTRIATVAVSTGTVQYWHPDHLGSSTVITDGAGAKVQSLAYYPYGGTRTNTSSSTPPVDVPYKYTGKELDASTGLYDYGARLYDPVLGRFISADTIVPNPRDPQDLNRYTYAGNSPFMYTDPTGHFKLNIGKFFRRALGDVGTTLVGVAIQGLGASIFGPAHFLIGGAVLTQSKTGRAIVAAEAGTAAGVFCGPICGGAVGGAFGAALQGGDIGRGTAFGALTGAVSLGAGWFAGGLINVDTGSYWAQIGKGVAVGALKGASVSLAVSIAHDKLSGNALWQSAVMGSVIGGGLGAARPIVLGQDITDRQEMLGARIVAENIQGRDFSGVRFVEGGILQGLGPHDGITLGGLVNFDSGRLGQFDWVGLVGHELGHVSQQQDVGLLRFQFNYVFGDHSAIELDADFRAGSTCYAGVGHC, encoded by the coding sequence GTGAAGAAAGTCGTGGGCGGCACCACCACGCGCTACATCAGCAAACTGTACGAATGTGAGACGACGGGGGCCGGCACCACGTGCACGCGGTTCATCTGGGCGGGCAATACGCGGATTGCCACGGTGGCCGTGAGCACGGGTACCGTGCAGTACTGGCATCCGGATCATCTGGGGTCCAGCACCGTCATCACCGACGGAGCGGGAGCCAAGGTCCAGTCGCTGGCGTATTATCCGTATGGCGGGACGCGGACGAATACGAGTTCGAGCACCCCACCGGTCGATGTGCCCTACAAGTACACGGGCAAGGAACTCGATGCCAGCACGGGCCTCTACGACTATGGAGCCCGACTGTATGATCCGGTCCTCGGACGCTTCATCAGTGCCGATACAATTGTGCCCAACCCGCGGGATCCGCAAGATCTCAATCGCTACACCTATGCGGGGAATAGTCCGTTCATGTACACGGACCCGACGGGGCACTTTAAACTCAATATCGGGAAATTCTTCCGACGCGCGCTCGGCGATGTGGGGACAACTTTGGTCGGAGTGGCGATTCAAGGGTTGGGCGCCTCAATTTTCGGCCCTGCTCACTTCCTTATTGGAGGCGCTGTCCTAACACAGTCTAAAACAGGCCGTGCTATTGTGGCCGCGGAAGCAGGTACTGCAGCGGGAGTATTTTGCGGACCAATATGTGGGGGAGCAGTTGGGGGAGCTTTTGGCGCAGCTCTTCAGGGCGGCGATATTGGAAGGGGTACAGCATTCGGTGCGCTCACAGGAGCAGTTTCTCTTGGTGCTGGCTGGTTTGCTGGCGGATTAATAAACGTCGATACAGGCTCGTATTGGGCCCAAATCGGCAAAGGAGTAGCGGTCGGAGCTCTAAAGGGTGCTTCGGTGTCTCTAGCAGTTTCCATTGCTCATGATAAATTAAGCGGAAATGCACTTTGGCAGTCAGCGGTTATGGGAAGCGTAATTGGAGGCGGCCTGGGAGCTGCCCGTCCAATCGTTCTGGGGCAGGACATCACAGATAGGCAAGAGATGCTCGGGGCGCGGATCGTAGCCGAGAACATTCAAGGAAGAGACTTCAGTGGCGTACGATTTGTGGAAGGAGGAATTCTGCAAGGACTAGGACCCCATGACGGTATAACTCTAGGAGGCCTAGTTAACTTTGATAGTGGGCGACTGGGTCAGTTTGATTGGGTAGGTCTTGTTGGTCATGAACTCGGACATGTTTCCCAACAGCAGGATGTTGGATTACTTCGATTCCAATTCAACTATGTGTTTGGCGACCATAGTGCGATTGAACTCGACGCAGATTTTAGAGCAGGATCAACCTGCTACGCTGGTGTTGGCCATTGTTAA
- a CDS encoding sorbosone dehydrogenase family protein: MSRWFISLQVRYLLFFMLPLFLINCSGGSDSSIPQPGPTNNGGGGSSGIPSFTLEPMVAASATQMAFAPGDQLFYTDGKGGNVWVIDTAGGAWQRRPQPFYHTEVGQLGEQGISGVAIDPDYAANKFVYIYFTTPQYSRLVRVTDTNGRSSNEQILIDGILAANVHNGGVLLFGADGKLYVTTGDATQQHVAQDPVSLNGKILRINADGSVPSDNPFPGSRTWLYGVRNSFGLTVHPATNDLWFTDNGPTVDDEVNLAVKGSNYGWPETTGKGDTRFIDPAFVLAQPVGITNIVAVQATPVYPSQYHNNLFFTDFVEGKIRRLVLDASLKTVVSDSVALDIQHAAGALIAFKQGPDGYMYVSGSSSSGSSIYRVALNPNAPQ; this comes from the coding sequence ATGTCACGATGGTTCATATCTCTCCAGGTAAGGTACCTGCTGTTTTTCATGCTTCCTCTTTTTCTGATCAATTGCAGCGGTGGGTCCGATAGTTCGATTCCCCAGCCCGGCCCGACCAATAATGGCGGTGGCGGTTCCTCAGGCATCCCCAGTTTTACTCTTGAGCCCATGGTTGCCGCATCCGCCACGCAAATGGCATTTGCTCCGGGTGATCAGCTGTTTTACACCGATGGCAAGGGCGGGAACGTCTGGGTGATCGATACGGCCGGTGGGGCATGGCAGCGGCGCCCTCAGCCCTTCTATCACACGGAGGTAGGCCAGTTGGGGGAACAAGGGATTTCGGGCGTGGCTATTGATCCCGATTATGCCGCAAACAAATTCGTCTACATTTATTTCACGACGCCGCAATATAGTCGTCTCGTTCGGGTAACAGATACCAATGGTCGATCGAGCAATGAGCAGATACTTATTGACGGGATTCTTGCGGCGAATGTCCACAACGGTGGAGTGCTGCTGTTCGGAGCAGACGGCAAGCTGTATGTTACGACCGGGGACGCCACGCAGCAGCATGTAGCCCAAGATCCGGTGTCCCTAAACGGTAAGATTCTTCGTATCAATGCTGATGGGAGTGTGCCGTCTGATAATCCGTTCCCAGGCTCTCGAACGTGGCTCTATGGTGTGAGAAACAGCTTCGGATTGACGGTGCATCCGGCTACCAACGATCTCTGGTTTACGGATAATGGGCCCACGGTAGATGACGAGGTAAATCTCGCTGTGAAGGGAAGCAATTACGGGTGGCCTGAGACGACCGGGAAGGGCGATACCCGGTTTATCGATCCTGCTTTTGTCTTGGCTCAACCCGTTGGCATCACGAACATCGTGGCCGTACAGGCCACCCCGGTCTATCCCTCTCAGTATCACAACAATCTATTTTTTACAGACTTCGTGGAAGGGAAAATCCGTCGCCTCGTGTTAGATGCTTCCCTGAAAACGGTGGTCTCGGATTCAGTGGCCTTGGACATTCAACATGCCGCCGGTGCATTGATTGCCTTCAAGCAGGGACCGGATGGGTATATGTATGTCAGCGGTTCCTCATCGAGCGGGAGCAGCATTTACCGGGTTGCCCTGAATCCCAATGCGCCGCAATAG
- a CDS encoding S1C family serine protease, translating into MKWSDDALTASRSVAFARSVGIVAVISIFSFSSPPSPACALNTPEEINTVRVYKKMSAATVLITSAYASSHHVNQDLGKGIGSGVLIDDQGLIATNAHVVQGAAKLTVTLHDGARLPAELIGSDMVSDVALLRVAVQKGKYPHAHLGNSDKLEVGQKVIAIGHPFGLGYAMSTGIISGFGKLWETKQEVFQDRIIQTTTPINPGNSGGPLVDSDDRVIGLNTAILMGAQNIGFAIPINTVKTVMGELQASGRIIRPWLGVKGKFVTEELRTLIALPIVDGLMVQDVEEGSPAAKIGLQAGELDVAIEGEPWVLGGDILVSVDGQDVKSVGQYTKVLQGLKADQTIELRVFRDGDYRTVSAKLGERPTPPLPQQRAKTDVPPLIPQVLPYSQF; encoded by the coding sequence ATGAAATGGAGTGATGATGCACTGACCGCCAGTCGCAGCGTGGCCTTTGCCCGGAGCGTTGGAATCGTTGCAGTGATTTCGATCTTCTCTTTCAGCTCTCCGCCATCCCCCGCATGCGCCTTGAACACCCCTGAAGAGATCAACACCGTCCGGGTCTACAAGAAGATGTCCGCGGCGACCGTGCTCATCACTTCCGCGTATGCGAGTTCTCATCACGTGAACCAGGATCTGGGAAAGGGAATCGGCTCGGGCGTGCTCATCGACGATCAGGGTTTGATCGCGACGAATGCCCACGTCGTTCAAGGCGCTGCCAAGCTGACGGTGACGCTGCACGACGGCGCGCGTCTTCCCGCTGAGCTGATCGGCAGCGACATGGTCTCCGATGTGGCATTGCTGCGCGTCGCCGTTCAAAAGGGGAAGTACCCCCATGCCCACCTCGGCAACTCCGACAAACTGGAGGTCGGGCAGAAAGTCATCGCGATCGGCCATCCCTTCGGTTTGGGCTATGCGATGTCGACCGGTATCATCAGCGGATTCGGGAAGCTATGGGAAACGAAACAGGAAGTGTTTCAGGACCGCATCATTCAAACCACGACGCCGATCAATCCGGGGAACAGCGGCGGACCGCTGGTGGATTCGGACGACCGAGTGATCGGGCTCAATACGGCGATTCTCATGGGAGCGCAAAACATCGGATTCGCCATTCCCATCAACACCGTCAAAACCGTCATGGGGGAATTGCAGGCAAGCGGCCGCATCATCCGGCCGTGGCTGGGCGTCAAGGGAAAATTCGTTACGGAAGAGTTGCGGACGTTGATCGCCCTTCCCATCGTAGACGGGCTCATGGTTCAAGATGTCGAGGAAGGAAGCCCTGCCGCCAAAATAGGACTTCAAGCCGGCGAGTTGGATGTCGCGATCGAAGGGGAGCCATGGGTGCTCGGAGGGGACATTCTCGTGTCTGTAGACGGCCAGGATGTGAAATCGGTGGGACAGTATACCAAGGTCCTGCAGGGTCTCAAGGCCGATCAGACGATTGAATTGCGGGTGTTCCGAGACGGCGACTATCGGACCGTCAGCGCCAAGCTCGGCGAGCGACCGACGCCACCGCTGCCACAGCAGCGGGCAAAGACCGACGTGCCGCCTTTGATTCCCCAAGTGCTTCCGTATTCTCAGTTTTAG
- the rnhA gene encoding ribonuclease HI, which produces MIEIYADGACSGNPGPGGWGALLRVDGAETELCGGDPATTNNRMELRAVIEALQSFKEPIEAQVYTDSQYVQKGISEWIHSWKRRNWKTVGRDPVKNEDLWRRLDALAARHSLQWHWIRGHAGHVENERADALARAGLEQARSTGTVFGCAADVPSGDSLLEKIARPAPASSPMSIFGGIEAGGTKFVCGIGTSPDDLTIITIPTESPDVTIEHTVRFFAEHARQGLSAIGIGSFGPVDLDPDSETYGYITSTPKPGWRNIDINGALARALNVPVAIDTDVNAAALAEARWGAGLDMQDFIYLTVGTGIGGAAMVGGRVVHGLMHPEMGHIKVPHDFKEDPFAGICPFHNDCLEGLASGTAMRARWGISPDELPENHPAWSLEAHYLALALHTWVCTLSPRRIILGGGVMQRQFLFPLIRSRVKELLNEYLPTRALMDEIDGYIVPPRLGGHAGVLGALLLAKDAQPHRSRSK; this is translated from the coding sequence ATGATCGAAATCTATGCGGACGGCGCCTGCAGTGGAAACCCTGGTCCCGGCGGTTGGGGAGCGTTGTTACGCGTCGATGGGGCCGAAACGGAGCTGTGCGGCGGCGACCCCGCGACCACGAACAATCGGATGGAACTGCGTGCCGTCATCGAGGCCCTGCAATCGTTCAAGGAGCCGATTGAGGCGCAGGTCTATACCGATTCACAGTATGTCCAGAAAGGAATCAGTGAATGGATTCATAGCTGGAAACGGCGCAATTGGAAGACGGTGGGAAGAGACCCGGTGAAGAACGAGGATCTGTGGCGGAGGCTCGATGCGCTGGCTGCCCGCCATTCACTCCAGTGGCACTGGATCAGAGGTCATGCCGGCCATGTGGAGAACGAGCGGGCCGACGCCTTGGCTCGAGCCGGGCTTGAACAGGCGCGCAGCACCGGCACAGTCTTCGGTTGTGCGGCCGATGTTCCTTCAGGCGACTCGTTGTTGGAGAAGATCGCACGACCCGCCCCAGCTTCTTCACCAATGTCCATATTCGGTGGCATTGAAGCGGGAGGCACAAAGTTCGTTTGCGGGATCGGGACCAGTCCGGATGATCTCACCATCATCACCATCCCCACGGAGTCTCCAGACGTGACGATCGAGCATACAGTGCGATTCTTTGCCGAGCACGCGAGGCAAGGGCTCAGCGCAATAGGAATCGGGTCGTTCGGCCCGGTCGACCTCGATCCCGACTCAGAGACATACGGGTACATCACCTCTACTCCAAAACCCGGCTGGCGTAATATCGATATCAACGGCGCCCTTGCTCGGGCGCTGAATGTGCCTGTGGCCATCGATACAGATGTGAACGCGGCGGCGCTGGCCGAAGCACGGTGGGGAGCCGGACTGGATATGCAAGACTTCATCTACCTGACCGTGGGAACCGGCATCGGAGGTGCCGCGATGGTCGGCGGGCGGGTCGTCCATGGCCTCATGCATCCGGAAATGGGACATATCAAGGTGCCTCACGATTTCAAGGAAGACCCATTTGCCGGCATTTGCCCGTTTCATAATGATTGCCTGGAAGGATTGGCTTCGGGTACGGCCATGCGCGCCCGTTGGGGCATATCTCCCGACGAGCTACCGGAAAATCATCCTGCATGGAGCTTGGAAGCTCATTATCTCGCGCTGGCGCTCCACACGTGGGTCTGCACCCTGTCGCCACGGCGCATCATCCTGGGTGGCGGAGTCATGCAGCGCCAGTTTCTTTTTCCATTAATTCGAAGCAGAGTGAAAGAACTGCTCAATGAATATCTCCCCACACGAGCTCTTATGGACGAAATCGATGGTTATATCGTGCCGCCCCGCTTAGGAGGACATGCAGGAGTCCTGGGCGCGTTACTCCTCGCCAAAGACGCTCAACCGCACCGATCTCGCTCCAAATAG
- a CDS encoding tetratricopeptide repeat protein: MTTRLGIVATMCLALVAIVAVSYADMGHGAAPLKAAAGSKAETHITEGIMHYEKGHMDVAKTHFVEAAKADPQSAEAHFDVALVLDKMGDHKSAIEHFKKAQELGKNNPDIQNSEILKKHVKM, translated from the coding sequence ATGACAACGCGACTAGGAATCGTAGCCACGATGTGTTTGGCATTGGTGGCAATCGTAGCGGTCAGCTATGCCGATATGGGGCATGGAGCAGCACCGCTCAAGGCGGCTGCGGGGTCGAAGGCTGAGACCCATATCACTGAAGGGATCATGCATTACGAGAAGGGCCATATGGACGTGGCCAAGACGCACTTCGTGGAAGCCGCCAAGGCTGATCCGCAATCCGCCGAAGCTCATTTTGACGTTGCCCTGGTCCTGGACAAGATGGGCGACCATAAGAGCGCGATTGAGCATTTCAAGAAGGCTCAAGAGTTGGGGAAAAACAATCCAGACATCCAGAATTCTGAAATCCTCAAAAAGCACGTCAAGATGTAA
- a CDS encoding glutathione S-transferase family protein, whose protein sequence is MITLYHHPVSPFCITIRMILCYAKAEHRVVDLPYSDRRVIIEKTGGNYYKIPIIEDGKTIVWDRTELGQEIARYLDDKFRLDLFPPALEGIQSILSRYIESDVEGVAFKLNDIHYESWLPDVHDRTMWLRHKERKFGSGCISQWHANQGSFHEELEECLKPLEQMLSVRPFLIDESMRFVDCDLFGVIGNLMFSGHNAIPTRFSYLHRWHSRVATRCGTSQSAKT, encoded by the coding sequence ATGATTACGCTCTATCATCATCCAGTATCGCCGTTCTGTATCACGATCAGAATGATTTTGTGCTATGCCAAAGCAGAACACCGCGTCGTTGACCTTCCCTACTCCGATCGCCGGGTCATCATCGAGAAAACAGGAGGCAACTACTACAAGATTCCTATCATTGAAGACGGAAAGACCATCGTGTGGGATAGGACAGAACTCGGGCAGGAGATAGCCCGCTACCTCGACGATAAGTTTCGCTTGGATCTCTTCCCGCCTGCTCTGGAAGGGATTCAGTCTATCCTATCCCGATACATCGAATCGGATGTAGAGGGTGTAGCTTTCAAACTGAATGACATCCACTACGAATCATGGTTACCCGACGTGCATGACCGGACCATGTGGCTTCGTCATAAAGAACGGAAATTTGGTTCAGGCTGCATTTCGCAATGGCATGCGAACCAGGGCTCGTTTCACGAGGAACTTGAAGAGTGCTTGAAACCGCTAGAGCAAATGCTCTCGGTACGGCCATTCTTGATTGACGAGTCCATGAGATTTGTGGACTGTGATCTGTTTGGCGTCATCGGCAACCTGATGTTTAGCGGTCACAATGCAATCCCGACGCGGTTCAGCTACCTTCATCGATGGCATAGTCGTGTTGCGACACGCTGCGGCACAAGTCAGAGCGCCAAGACATAA
- a CDS encoding VOC family protein produces MKPHITVITLGVDDLNRSLAFYRDGLGLSTKGIVGTEYEHGAVAFFDLHNGLRLAIWPRKDLAHEAKVPLGPRSATEVSLGHNVSSKAEVDTVIAQAKNAGATITDPPHEAFWGGYTGSFQDPDGHLWEVTWNPAWESADEPGQGA; encoded by the coding sequence ATGAAGCCACACATCACCGTCATTACGCTCGGGGTTGATGACCTGAACCGCTCACTCGCGTTTTATAGGGACGGGCTCGGGTTGTCCACGAAGGGAATCGTCGGAACGGAATACGAACACGGAGCCGTGGCATTTTTTGATTTACACAACGGGCTTCGACTCGCCATATGGCCAAGAAAAGATCTTGCCCACGAAGCCAAGGTCCCTCTGGGGCCTCGAAGCGCCACAGAGGTGTCCCTCGGACACAACGTCTCGAGCAAGGCTGAAGTCGATACGGTCATCGCTCAGGCTAAGAACGCAGGTGCGACCATCACCGATCCGCCACACGAGGCCTTTTGGGGCGGGTACACCGGCTCGTTCCAGGACCCCGACGGGCATCTGTGGGAAGTGACGTGGAACCCGGCTTGGGAATCGGCAGATGAACCAGGGCAAGGGGCATGA
- a CDS encoding murein transglycosylase domain-containing protein, which translates to MNSLPSRVLALIVLSLSLLSCESADRVVAATEQALASRTGKTVLDVVQGKNPSQVAKRHLDEYAKDPERLLNDLRTAQRDFQALYTALRGKVVEKWGPKEVTLPEKKKYVKYTQSYKSRAIVDFDRAEIVVETLDDKDSRNSLNRAIVTTLLTPQDPRVVDLFSDKDIPVNAATEPYLLGLVLDQQGKPIKTPEAADSFADYLIEKKTGTRTIEQDGNKKQATYVTMKMVANLSQKQADKYRPYVMRFAEQYKMSPSLVLAIIRTESNFNPYAVSSAPAYGLMQLVPTSGGREAYRRAKGQDVIPTRDYLFDPEANVELGTAFLNVLMFDQLDDVTNQVSREYCVIAAYNTGAGNVFKTFSKNRATAIQQINELRPATLYDKLKAKLPYQETRNYLEKVTTYRKGFVIASNASH; encoded by the coding sequence ATGAACAGCCTGCCGTCTCGCGTTCTCGCATTGATTGTGCTGTCGCTTTCTCTTCTGAGTTGTGAATCCGCTGATCGCGTGGTCGCAGCCACGGAGCAGGCACTCGCCAGCCGCACTGGAAAAACGGTGCTCGACGTCGTTCAGGGCAAGAATCCTTCGCAGGTTGCAAAGCGGCATCTCGATGAGTATGCCAAAGACCCCGAACGATTGCTGAACGATCTTAGGACTGCACAACGCGACTTCCAAGCGCTGTATACAGCACTCAGGGGCAAGGTCGTCGAGAAGTGGGGCCCCAAAGAAGTCACGTTGCCCGAGAAGAAGAAATACGTGAAGTATACGCAAAGCTATAAGAGCCGAGCCATCGTGGATTTCGACAGGGCCGAGATCGTGGTGGAGACGCTGGACGATAAGGACTCACGCAACAGCCTCAACCGGGCGATCGTGACCACGCTGTTGACGCCACAGGACCCGCGCGTGGTCGATCTATTCTCCGATAAGGACATCCCGGTGAACGCCGCAACAGAACCCTATCTGCTGGGCCTTGTCCTCGATCAGCAAGGCAAACCGATTAAGACACCGGAGGCTGCCGACTCGTTCGCGGATTATCTGATCGAGAAGAAAACCGGCACGAGGACCATCGAACAGGACGGTAATAAGAAGCAGGCCACCTATGTCACGATGAAGATGGTGGCTAACCTGTCGCAGAAACAGGCCGATAAATACCGCCCGTATGTTATGCGGTTCGCCGAGCAATACAAGATGAGCCCGAGCCTGGTCCTGGCGATCATCCGGACAGAAAGCAACTTCAATCCTTATGCGGTCAGTTCAGCGCCGGCCTACGGCCTCATGCAGCTGGTGCCCACGAGCGGTGGGCGAGAGGCCTACCGCCGCGCAAAAGGCCAGGATGTGATCCCGACGCGCGATTACCTTTTCGATCCCGAGGCGAACGTCGAGCTGGGAACGGCGTTTCTCAACGTCCTGATGTTCGACCAACTGGACGACGTGACCAATCAGGTGTCACGCGAATATTGCGTGATCGCGGCCTACAATACCGGCGCCGGAAATGTCTTCAAGACATTTTCCAAGAATCGTGCGACCGCGATCCAGCAGATCAACGAACTCCGACCGGCAACGCTTTACGACAAGTTGAAAGCCAAGCTTCCCTATCAAGAAACCCGCAACTATCTCGAAAAAGTCACCACCTATAGAAAAGGTTTCGTGATCGCGTCGAATGCATCACACTGA
- a CDS encoding response regulator transcription factor, with protein sequence MSATTKLGPIRVLLVDDHAGIRQALRNMLSTHSDIHVVGEAFDGEDACRSIEPLNPSVVVMDLSMPRLNGVHATRWIKKYYPHIVVVGLSVFADDEGMQTAMKVAGAVTLISKVAAVERLHEEIIEAMQKRSSTFH encoded by the coding sequence ATGAGCGCGACCACAAAACTCGGTCCGATTCGAGTCCTCCTCGTCGACGATCATGCAGGAATTCGGCAAGCCCTGCGCAATATGCTCTCTACACATTCGGACATTCACGTGGTAGGGGAAGCCTTTGATGGTGAAGATGCCTGCCGTTCGATTGAACCGCTGAACCCTTCGGTCGTCGTCATGGATCTGAGCATGCCGCGTCTCAATGGTGTGCATGCCACGCGTTGGATCAAGAAGTACTATCCCCATATCGTCGTGGTGGGGTTGTCGGTCTTTGCGGACGATGAAGGAATGCAAACTGCGATGAAGGTTGCGGGAGCCGTCACGTTGATTTCAAAGGTGGCAGCGGTCGAACGACTTCATGAAGAAATCATCGAAGCCATGCAGAAACGATCATCGACATTTCATTGA